The Oncorhynchus tshawytscha isolate Ot180627B linkage group LG20, Otsh_v2.0, whole genome shotgun sequence genome has a window encoding:
- the LOC112220000 gene encoding serine/threonine-protein kinase PLK2 — protein MDILRSIAHQPTMCEHSVNKPSEIKRKKSEEQIQATQELSRIITDPTKGKCYCRGKVLGKGGFAKCYEFTDLASGKVYAAKIIPHTRVSKPHQREKIDREIELHRILHHKHIVHFYHHFEDKDNIYILLEYCSRRSLAHILKARKVLTEPEVRYYLRQIVSGLRYLHEQEILHRDLKLGNFFINESMDLKVGDFGLAAKLEPVENRRRTICGTPNYLSPEVLNKQGHGCESDIWALGCVMYTMLLGRPPFETTNLKETYRCIREARYTLPSSLTAQAKQLISRMLAKSPADRPHLEDILRHDFFTQGFTPDKLSASCCHTAPDLHHTSPAKSFFKKAAAALFGGGKKDKAKYLGTLNRMAKEEEELTRLRNDLRKTSISQPLPRQASENSIKPPVAPTMARPAASVKEGVNGTNKQQLRDTIRLIVRGTLGSCSSECLEDSTMGSVADTVARVLKGCLENMPEADDLPKENLGSSFQWVTKWVDYSNKYGFGYQLSDHTVGVLFNNGTHMSLLADKRTVHYYAELGHCSVFSTCEAPEPFIGQVTILKYFAHYMEENLMDGGDLPNVTDPRAPRLYLLQWLKSDRALMMLFNDGSFQVNFYHDHTKILLCRQSDEYLLTYINEERISTNMRLSTLLMAGCSADLCSRMEYALNMLLQRCN, from the exons ATGGATATACTCAGGAGTATCGCTCACCAACCCACCATGTGTGAACACTCCGTGAACAAGCCCTCCGAGATCAAGAGGAAGAAGTCAGAGGAGCAAATTCAAGCCACACAAGAGTTGTCACGGATTATTACGGATCCAACGAAGGGGAAATGCTATTGCCGAGGAAAAGTTCTGGGCAAG GGAGGATTTGCCAAATGTTATGAATTCACAGATTTGGCATCAGGCAAAGTGTATGCTGCAAAGATCATTCCACACACGCGGGTCTCCAAACCGCACCAAAGGGAAAAG attgacagagagattgagctgcACAGAATTCTCCACCATAAGCACATTGTGCACTTCTACCACCACTTTGAGGACAAAGACAACATCTACATTCTCTTGGAATACTGCAGTCGACGA TCACTGGCCCACATCCTGAAGGCTCGGAAAGTATTGACAGAGCCTGAGGTGAGGTACTACCTCCGACAGATCGTCTCCGGGTTGAGGTACCTCCACGAACAGGAGATCCTGCACAGGGACCTGAAACTGG GCAATTTCTTCATCAACGAGTCTATGGACCTGAAGGTAGGGGACTTTGGCCTGGCTGCCAAGCTGGAGCCTGTTGAGAACCGAAGGAGGACGATATGTGGCACGCCCAACTACCTGTCTCCTGAGGTGCTCAACAAGCAGGGCCACGGCTGCGAGTCGGACATCTGGGCCCTGGGATGCGTCAT GTACACCATGCTCCTTGGCAGACCCCCGTTTGAGACCACCAACCTGAAGGAGACTTACCGATGTATCCGTGAGGCACGCTACACGCTGCCCTCCTCCCTGACGGCCCAGGCCAAACAGCTGATCAGCAGGATGCTGGCCAAGAGCCCTGCAGACAGACCACACCTGGAGGACATCCTCAGACATGACTTCTTCACCCAG GGGTTCACTCCAGACAAGCTGTCGGCCAGCTGCTGCCACACGGCCCCAGACCTCCACCACACCAGCCCTGCCAAGAGCTTCTTCAAGAAGGCTGCGGCCGCCCTGTTTGGAGGGGGCAAGAAGGACAAAGCCAAGTACTTGGGGACTTTga ATAGAATGGccaaagaggaagaggagctcaCCAGGCTGCGGAATGACCTGAGGAAGACGTCTATCAGCCAGCCTCTCCCCAGACAGGCATCGGAGAACAGCATCAAGCCCCCTGTGGCCCCCACCATGGCCAGGCCAGCGGCCTCTGTCAAGGAAGGGGTCAACGGCACCAACAAGCAGCAGCTGAGGGACACAATCCGTTTGATTGTCAGAGGCACCCTGGGCAGCTGCAGTAGTGAAT GTCTTGAGGACAGTACCATGGGCAGTGTAGCAGACACTGTGGCCCGGGTGCTGAAAGGGTGTCTGGAGAATATGCCGGAAG CGGATGACCTTCCCAAAGAGAATCTGGGCAGCAGCTTCCAGTGGGTGACCAAATGGGTGGACTACTCCAACAAGTATGGCTTTGGCTACCAGCTGTCGGACCACACCGTGGGAGTCCTCTTCAACAATGGCACACACATGAGTCTGCTGGCAGATAAGAG GACCGTTCACTACTATGCCGAGCTGGGCCATTGTTCTGTCTTCTCCACCTGCGAGGCTCCAGAGCCATTCATAGGCCAGGTCACCATTTTGAAATACTTTGCCCATTACATGGAGGAGAACCTTATGGATGGTGGAGACTTGCCCAATGTGACAGACCCCAGGGCCCCCAGGCTCTACCTGCTGCAGTGGCTGAAGTCCGACCGGGCCCTCATGATGCTCTTCAACGACGGCTCCTTCCAG GTTAACTTCTACCATGACCACACCAAGATCCTCCTGTGCAGACAGAGTGATGAGTACCTGCTCACCTACATCAACGAGGAGCGCATCTCCACCAACATGCGCCTGAGCACCCTCCTAATGGCCGGCTGCAGCGCTGACCTGTGCAGTCGCATGGAGTACGCACTCAACATGCTGCTGCAGAGGTGCAACTGA
- the LOC112219787 gene encoding ATP synthase subunit C lysine N-methyltransferase-like, with translation MPGLKVPFQLKTYLSRYNSVTVFLAPAVMEVLEEKLLKELSEDAMVVVCRFSFPHWPHTCSKGAGLDQVWAYVVTTVHKPYPSVSQ, from the exons ATGCCAGGCCTGAAAGTGCCCTTTCAGCTCAAG ACGTATCTATCACGATACAACAGCGTGACTGTATTTTTGGCCCCCGCAGTG ATGGAAGTTCTAGAGGAGAAGCTGCTGAAAGAGCTTTCTGAGGATGCCATGGTGGTTGTTTGTCGCTTCTCCTTCCCTCATTGGCCACACACCTGCTCCAAGGGGGCGGGGTTAGACCAGGTGTGGGCCTATGTTGTCACCACTGTCCACAAGCCCTATCCTTCGGTGTCTCAATAG